The following nucleotide sequence is from Glycine max cultivar Williams 82 chromosome 9, Glycine_max_v4.0, whole genome shotgun sequence.
CACCGTTATTCGGTCTTCAATCGATAAGTttccgaaatcgaatctttcaattcattctatgcacccttagtggtccctacttgttttgtgtactttcactttaatttcgcttactttcagttttcttttcttccgtttttaacgtgctttaaccatttatttaagtcgttttctcacctaataaatgataaaatgaatttcaaccaatcatttgcgttgtaatctcgtttaatcactgttaaaacaaaatctaaccaatCATTCACGCTGTaatctcggttaaaccaaaaaaagcgaaataataataaaatgatcaaaatatcttgaaaaataataataaaataatcaaaatatctttgaataaaatagtcaaaaaaatcaatcggacgtttttctttggaagtttccttggatcaattgactaaataaccaaagtgaaactaaggctaaaatcaactcacaaatcaagctttgtccgcaaaaaatcactaaaaaccgttttaaggtctaacaccttaaacgatcctctttgcttttatcggttaacatggaccgttcaaaagcataaaatcaacatgtaactttacaatttgcgagaactacgtaggtctgatttcctcttcgataaAGGATATGTAGAAGCAAAAGCCTTGCCtttgtcgacctcgtgagatggttagaggtccaacgccttagatttctcaccaagtaaaatggatcatttttaggtccaacgccttaaatgacccccttccaagtaaaaagaatcacttcattcgccccttttgaaagaactacgtaggtctgatttccttatcacaattgaggaatacgtaggagcaagggaaacacccttgtcgaccactaaaagataaaaaatacaaaaaggcataaaaagacataaaaacgtaaaaaagggaaaataaaacaatttgaagacatctttgcacactcaattaaaggctgccgtcctttgtgacggacgcgtggggtgctaataccttccccatgcgtaaatacaactcccgaatctttcacacttaaagttcgtagaccacacctttccggtttttctgactttttcctcgaataaacgttggtggcgactccgcacatcttcctcccatggaagatgcacccgtgagccctcgcgtcgccctcccgtcgaagggtaggttgcgacacatgacattttttcctcttagaagtcagtCACCACCAGATTCTTCTGTGCATCGCGTAATATGCATTGGTCATGTgtatggaaatcattttgtagAGGTAATTGCATAATTATGATGAAAGTATAAGTGCTAACAATGTAGTTGGTTATCTTACATTGAATCTGTTTGCCGTTatgtaacatatttttttacgaGATCATTGTCCTTTACCACCATTGGTGTTGTTGTGGAATACACATTGTCATTATCAGGCAAAGCAGTGCCCCACCCCGTACATAGGCAGAATGCAACATTACACAAATTTATCTAGGTTGCAAACcaaatttgttgatttaggtgaacaatgaacataaaatacgttATATCCACTGACATTcgtgtaaataattattttttttgacatttgtaattttgttgacatttttgtaaataataatttattttcagtcattatttttaaaagttaggaAATAATTAAgtactttgaaaataataaagatacGGTTTCATTAGCTAATAGACACGAATttaaacattacattaacttcaacatagttgaaacaaacaaaaaatgcatCAAAAACTACAATTAACTAATACTAATTTTGCATTGAATCATGTTGCAACTGAGACATGTCGTCTTCTATTTTGATTACCAGTTTACTAAatacagctaaaatttctattggacCAAATTGTTTTCTAGTAGTTAAACTGTAATAAAACCTTTAACATGTCATCATCAGTTTTCAactcaataatttcaaatttgataactttGTCTAAATACTCAAAATGACCTAGTTGTCGAAAAAACAATCACCTTATCGTTTGTGATTCATGAAtaccataagggggaatcccttgaggtgcaacttgcttgatcatATCCTTCAATCCATCGATGGTACATTCGGAAGGAATGTCAAatctttttggattttttcttgTGAACGAGTAACCCACAAAGTCGTGTTGGCGTGACATGTTCCACCTCCCATTGTAATATAGCAaggcatcatgagtaggggtcatagtgGCTTGAAGTAAGTTCAATAGACCATCCGATGTTCTACCAATGgtacataataactcaatcaggccaacacacgagtattgattattacatattaatattgtgttaaccttatcatcatttttcaattgcatatATTGAAAGTCAAATTGGTTACCTGCATCTGCGAATGGCTgcggtagtaaatttcatccaaatattgACCGCTGGTTAGAGGGTATTGTGTATTATGCTTTTTAGCGTTTCAAAACCATAATCGTTAGGTACTCTAATAGGTATCAGAGTGGAACTTTGGAAATAAACACCAGATTCATTGTGAATAATCAATCCATTcgaaaaaataaaagctaatcCGGAGTTGACAATGGTCtgactgcttgtttctcccaaaaaaTGCCATAGTTTCTTGTAAAATTTAGTTTCTAAAGTTGGATTGGGCAAGAATGTGTGATTTTTGAGAGTGTTGGTGTGGTATATATAGATGTTCATTGAGACtgctgtattattttttttaaatagacgCGTGCAAATTTGTCTGTGTTGTCAAGTACAACAATGTTGTGTCATGCTTTAATTTTGCATCAGGCATGCATTGTTACTATCAGAACTAAAATAACTGAGTAGACATTTCTATGTTAGTACGTACGTGtagtattcatttttttaaacatacgCATGTAATTCACAATGTATTGTCAACTTTGAGAACAATTTATGATGCTTCAATATTTCTTATGGATGAAATAATTTATTCCTCAAATCAACATTAACAGCTAATTAACGATAAACGaatgacaaaaatttatatcGCATAATTAAAAACGTGTCCGTAAGTAAGGCacgaaaattataaattaaccaAATGTTAATGTCAATACATAAAtgtaccaaataaataaattatccaaaaaattaaaaataaaatatataaggcaaaaaaaaaacaacttcaaagACCGTCCGTACGCCGCCTACGCCTTGATCTATGACCTACAGTTGATTGGCTAATGTAATTTCTTGTGATGCCCAGACATTCTTCAGCAACAGTATAGGCTTCTGTTCCTTCGGTCAGGATCCTCAGGTTCAGTAGCTTCTCCAACTTATCAACAATTGCTACAAAACCATTCTagtaagtgaaaaaaaaaacataacaattgttagtaataaaatacaaaagaaaacaacaaacacaaataccaaaaaaatatattaccactgcatgtcAAAGATGATACACATCAACGTCTGTCTCATTAGGTGCCGCTGTCGCCACCGGTTGCTGATGCACATCTGGTTCAACAAATGTGTCATATTGCTAAACCGACGGAACTCTAGGAGGATCCCTTGGTTGTGCCAGACTCATGAATGAGTGTGAAATCATGTAGAACCAATCCATGTAATATGACGAACACTGGTTAGACACTGCATAGATTTGCCCTACAGGTGCAATGTAGTCACTGAACTACATCCATCTATCATCCATTTCTTCAACAGAGACCGAAGACATAGTAGGATGTGGCAGAATAGTTTGGATGTATCCAAACTGTCGTACAACCTTCTCCGGTCGGTGAGTGACCGTCAAGGGACCCCATTTGAGATggctaaaaaataatgagatgacCTCAAATTCTATAAATGAACGGTGGTCACCATACGAAATTCAGCACACTACGTCAAGGGTCAGTCTGTCTAGACGCCTGCGATACGTGGACACGGGCAGTGCCTTGCCAAAGGTCCATCTGCACGCACACGGTCTCCTCTCATCATAATCCTCAGTAGCTAGGGCTGAACCAACGGACTTGAAATGCTCGTAGATCTaacactaaatatattttgcaaacATATTCATTAAAATACGCAACAACATATAATAATCAAtgccaatgaaaaaaaaatcgtaaCATCTGAACTAACCTATAATAGAGTGATATATCCTGCAAGCTGCCTCGTCGTGCTCTTCGATGCctcatttaaattatcatacatgTGCACAAGTACTGCAGCAGCGGCCCAAGCGTAAGTCCCACTCTGCGTCAAGTCACGTAGTGCATCCAAGAATACCACTTGCATGTGTGTGACACTCTTTTTAGCAAAGAGTGTGCATCCAAAAAGATGCAACAAATACGCTTGCACTGCTACAATCCTGTGACATGCCTCGATCTTCATATGATACACGTCTCGTAGCCATGATAGTCGAACATAAGAGCCATGACACTGAATCGTCTCAGCTCTCGCCTCTGCAACACTGACCTTGAGTAATTCTACCAACATGTCAACAACGTCGTTGACATGAAGTTGCTCGAAGTTGTGGAACACTCCTACAATAGGCACATGTAGTAATGACGCGACGTCATCCAAGGTGATAGTCACCTCTCCAACGGGCAAatggaaactactagtttccttATGTCAACATTCCACAAAAGCAAACATTAGTCCCCGATCGCCCATATCTAGGGAACATGCAATCAAAGGACTTAGTCCATTGGTAGCCACAAGGCCTTCAATCTCTGTAGCAGGCCTCCCGAACTTAGCCATCTTCCTTCCATGGGAAGATAGCTTCAGCTCAGGAcgttcctgcaaacaataatatcgatcatgtaaaaaaaattataaagttgtAAACtacatgttttatgtttttaaaaaattacatacttCTCTATTCCAGACTCTCAGAGCAATGTGATTTTATAAATCTCTGAGAACTAATGTGTCATGGGGTCCGCCTGAAAATCCCTCACCATTAGTAACAacttcttcaacaagtgcttTTGGCTGCTCTTCGTTCAATTCCTTTGCAGTCGTAGGAGGATCCTCAACAACACGCTCCTGTTGTCGCTAACTACGGGCAGATGTAGTAGGCCTTCGCCGCTAGGGGCATCATAGTCACTCGCGTCTCTCCTCCCCAGGGCTTTTCCTATTGCTCGGCCTAAAGCACGACCAAGACCTCTAGTTCTAATCATTATcagcaaaatgtttttaaaattattgtgaatttttttcaatattaaactattttcaatttttgtttcaatcattttttaaaactaacaatgttaaaatattttgaatttttgtttcaatcgtttttaaaactaactaacaattttaaaatcttttacattttcgttaaaataacttttgaaaacaaacaattttaatatattttaaattttggtttcaacaattgtttttaactaactaacaattttaatataatttaaattttggtttcaacaattgttttaaactaactaaaaattttaatatattttaaatatttgtttcaacaattgttttaaactaactaacaattttaaattattttaaatatttgtttcaaatttttgtaaaactaaccaaattaaattattttcaatgtttgttcaaatattttataaaactaacaaaatgaaattaaattattttaaaattttttaatttcggtttcaatattttttataactatcaaatttaatatattttaaaatttactttcaatcatttattaaaactaacaatcttaatatattttaaattttggtttcaatattttttataactaacaaatttaatatattctaaaatttatttcaatcatattttaaatttcaaattttggtttcgtcaaaattttcatttcaatcaattttttaaaactaactaacaattttaaaatcttttaaatttctgtgtcgatattttttataactaacaactttaatatattttaaattttatttcaatcattttttataatttacaaattttttatacatttaaaatatttttttcaatagtttgtataacaaatttaaattatttaaattttttgtttgaattatttttataactaaaaaaatttaaattattttaaatttttttctgatttcaatatttttcataactagtgaatttaaatatttttttcaatttctttttaagttaaaaaattataatatttcaatattttaatttaatattttggccAAACTAATCTAATCTTAGTTTTgaaaatctaatctaatctaatcttagtCTTAGTTTTggaaatctaatctaatctaatctactATAATCTTATATTAATATACGTAACaaataaatcacaaaaataatcCCCACACAGCATAATATAAAAGGGAAGAGTGATCAAATAAGctcatacataataaaaaaaatcactacattatcaaatttcacaaaatataaccacactacaaaacaatttaaaaaaatttataaatttttattttcaattttaaaaaaatccatatggtttctttttcgaaaaaaaaatatgtttccacCATTGATGCACTTCAGACAACAACAAACCAACACATTCATTCAATACAAAGCAATGAATCAACCAAAAATGTGTGAGAAGTAGATGAATACAAAGCAATGAATCAAACAACACATTCATACGAAAAGGATAACTTACCTAGAAGAAGACGAAGCCAACAAGAACAAGCAGCAACCAACACCAAGCAGCAACAAAGAAGATGAAGCAGAAGCGACACGCAAGAGAGGAAGCAAAAACGTGCGTGAGAAGaagcaaacaaaaacaaagaagaaagaagaagcaaaggaaCAACTAGAGGAAGAGTAAGAAGACgaagcagaaaaggaaaaggaagaagacgAAGCAAAAGCAGAAGCAAAACGGCACGGAGGAGAACGGAAGTGACTCGTACGAATGAGTCACTGTtcctttatatattaaataggtGAAGGGCAATTTAGCCCTTTCACCTAGGGTGCTGGGTGTCCCTGCAAAAAAACGCTGGATGCCCAAAGTAACACCCTACATAATAATGCAATCTTACTTAATGTTACAGTTACaacttcatttattattaaGGCCCAATGCCAAATTTTCCTAACCACATTAATTAACGTTCACCCTCTTGCTATAGTATACAATATTAAAGACATTGTGATGGTGTCTCCACACTAACAGAATTACGTAAGACATGCTTCAGTAGATTCAATCTCCTTCTCAAATACAATATAATCCTCCcttcaatgtaatttttttccaaGATGTAAGATGTGTGATCAACCTTTCCTAATGTAGACACAAAAAATAGACTTGATTATAAATGACCATATCAAATACTTTGGGGGAATACGCCATTCATAAAGGTTGCTTGCAAAGCATCTCACCTTTTTGACAAAGTATTATCAAAGGAAGTACCATCCCATTGAACTAAACCAATCCTAGTAGAGACACCCTTAAAAGACTCAATTGAACAGCCACAACATTATAACATTATAACTCTTCTGAGAATCCACCAATCTTGCATGTATGATTTCAATGtgttaaacaagtggcctcagatatcttaagaaggggggttgaattaagatatcacaaactatttccctaattaaaattttatccttCTTTAAAGACAATGTCGATATTCCCTTATTATGAATTACTATAATTCAATTCAGACTAATTTTCCttaatgaaaaagataaataacaataaataaaggagtttaagggtagagaaaatgcaaactcagttttatactggtttggccacacccttgtgcctacgtccagtccccaagcaacccgcttgagagttccactatcttgtaaaaaccttttacAAGTTTTGAACCACataaggacaacccttcctttgtgttcagatcaCTTTACaataagagaccctcggtcccttaatcactTTTCTTGAgtaagaagaaagagaagaagatatCTCTCTTGTAAGagacagattgtacaatgaagcactcaaataattccttattgaattgcaagtgttttggccaaggaatttttagaagataagacaatttaatcttttgagaggataagactttttggtTAGTAAAAACTCTGAAGAATTTTTGTATCCCAAGTCacttatatataggcctttgatggccattaaaaaaacatttgaaaatgtGTGACTGTTAGGAGTTATTGTAACGATCCGCCTCGTCTCTACGATATCAACACTCTAATatgcgataatttcaatttttataaaaagaactcccttaattttcttatgaaaatagaagtaattttgTCCCAACAtacattcatccaacaacacgccattacttaagtgaatatataattatataggaACAGTAACTCGGTACACATCATACacagaatgaaaattaaatctgttcataagtataattaaaatccaagtttaacatctttaactcaacaaaataaaacttgaaaaccaactacggaggagttgattacaaaacacaactctctcccaaaataatgccaacgtcatcacgtcagcTCGGCAGCTCCTCACCAAAATCTTACTCCCTGCACCCTgctgctgtcattctgctcccacaaacaatgttcgtgatcatcacaggtatcaaccacacgatacaaaattacaagggtgagttcattataaaaagaaccaataccaaatctaaataaccacaattagcaaggaacataggcaaacattataagcttacacaacattcattattcaacactcacatccaacaattattcatcatccacatcaaaaaattactcatcatccatccatggatccaatcaaaactgcacaaaatgatgcatgcacttgACTCAACACTcggatgcaatgtggtacgtaccaacaaccaaatcttaggaaatagcctaagcgtgtccacacgaaactctcacttagggaaccaTGCAGAGTTcatcgagaccacccggttgtgcatgtAACTGCCccccccataggtgatcagcctagGGGCCCAAaggagttccctaccaggtgacaagccccctcagtacaaagtacactctgccacagttactctatttcctatgtcgtatgagctatgaacacggccaaaagtaagtgccaaagaccatggaccaattaaagcgcctaagcatcccctcataaatgcttagattctctaatcACGCTTGTCACCCACGTTtgggacatccgacaaggtcagtgcacttacCCCCtatgacatacactccatacggCGTATGTACGTGGCCTAgagcaagtgccaaagaccctggaagctCAGTGCACTTCGCctcccacgaacatacacaacatccaacgtatgaacgtggcccaaaacaagtgccaaagaccctgaaaggtcagtgcacttcgcccccaacgaacatacacaacatgcacatgccaatgcatttccaacatcaatcaacattccattttcatatcattctcaacataaacatcATCTCGTCACAATGTTGTtatcaacaacctcatttcatattcacataatcatcaacaataacatcaattcatgttgacatgatctttattaacaacgtcgtctcaaatcaatatcatcataattatcaatatcaccacatatcaattaaaatcctcaatagcgacATCAATAACAAATCGCATtccgcacacacacacacacacacaaatatatatatatatatatatatatatatatatatataccgcatcccattcgtcaaaacatagtttttcctaaaaaaccagcatgcatatcaataacaatttcatcgcatcccattagttaaaaacatcgttttctacaaaagaaaaatcagcatgcaacagggacaagcagttatcctcatagctaggtttcctgaccctaactatggtgttaaaatggtaaattttataataaactcccctcacctattgtgagctaccCACGGGTTCCTCATTGCATCACTTGGAGATTTCTTTTTCGTCCTTGCTCGTCGGTTCCACGCAAGCCTCTACCATACCAAGacgaaggagacttaatatggattttagaaaacaaagctaataacgatgctctgggtcaaacagccacatcactacatgaaagggCTGAGAGCATTTTGGG
It contains:
- the LOC106794201 gene encoding protein MAIN-LIKE 1-like, whose amino-acid sequence is MIRTRGLGRALGRAIGKALGRRDASDYDAPSGEGLLHLPERPELKLSSHGRKMAKFGRPATEIEGLETSSFHLPVGEVTITLDDVASLLHVPIVGVFHNFEQLHVNDVVDMLVELLKVSVAEARAETIQCHGSYVRLSWLRDVYHMKIEACHRIVAVQAYLLHLFGCTLFAKKSVTHMQVVFLDALRDLTQSGTYAWAAAAVLVHMYDNLNEASKSTTRQLAGYITLL